One Candidatus Campbellbacteria bacterium genomic region harbors:
- a CDS encoding methionine--tRNA ligase: MITIDQLHEADIRIGQILSVEEVPETDKLLKLSVDFGEGSPRQIVSGIKQYVSDIQTLVGKKTAFVVNLEPRIIKGLESNGMLFAASMGEGEERKFSFIIPDTDIPPGARLG; the protein is encoded by the coding sequence ATGATTACTATCGACCAACTACACGAAGCAGACATTCGTATCGGGCAGATTCTTTCTGTTGAGGAAGTTCCTGAAACAGACAAGCTTCTAAAATTGTCTGTTGATTTTGGAGAGGGTTCACCACGACAAATTGTTTCTGGAATTAAACAGTACGTTTCTGATATTCAGACACTCGTCGGAAAGAAAACGGCGTTTGTAGTAAACCTTGAACCGCGCATCATTAAAGGACTTGAGAGTAATGGTATGTTATTTGCCGCGTCTATGGGCGAGGGTGAAGAACGAAAGTTTTCTTTCATTATTCCTGATACAGACATACCGCCAGGAGCCCGTTTAGGATAA
- the ruvX gene encoding Holliday junction resolvase RuvX, whose product MILGIDYGTKRVGIALSDTSETLAFPREVLQNTHTLVSDIVAIAQKEHVNIIVLGYSADTKGNDNVIMPEIQNFKKNLEKETTVPVVFEHEWFSSQEATRFTGANSMIDASAAAIILQRFLDRKRASK is encoded by the coding sequence ATGATCCTCGGCATTGATTATGGAACAAAACGCGTAGGTATCGCGCTGTCGGACACCAGTGAAACGCTCGCGTTTCCACGGGAGGTTTTGCAAAACACACACACGCTTGTGTCGGATATTGTTGCGATTGCGCAAAAAGAGCATGTGAATATTATTGTGCTTGGATATTCAGCAGATACGAAAGGAAACGATAATGTGATTATGCCTGAAATTCAGAATTTTAAAAAAAATCTTGAAAAAGAAACTACTGTGCCAGTGGTGTTTGAACACGAGTGGTTTTCCTCACAGGAAGCAACACGATTTACGGGAGCAAATAGTATGATAGACGCATCTGCAGCTGCAATTATTTTACAGAGATTTTTAGATAGAAAACGAGCGAGCAAGTAG
- the ruvX gene encoding Holliday junction resolvase RuvX, with the protein MILGIDYGTKRVGIALSDTSETLAFPREVLQNIGRCVFGPVVNLQQYFFIV; encoded by the coding sequence ATGATTCTTGGTATTGATTATGGAACAAAACGCGTAGGTATCGCGCTGTCGGACACCAGTGAAACGCTCGCGTTTCCACGGGAGGTTTTGCAAAACATTGGCCGGTGTGTTTTTGGTCCGGTGGTTAACTTGCAACAGTATTTTTTTATTGTATAG
- a CDS encoding VTT domain-containing protein: MHALFFQYLETYRLFAYAVIFIGLLLEGEVTLFLAALLVHQGFLNLYDTLALTLLGVFLGDLLWFTLGEHLSLYKKISAWVEREAGRFDHIFQAHTFKSLLVTRFLYGLSRPTLIRMGMLRIPIKKFLEANIVTTLVWSSLVWIIAYALSASILSTRHFIPRLEAGIALIIIAIIVLNKLARRFIEKGLLE; encoded by the coding sequence ATGCACGCTTTATTTTTTCAGTATCTTGAAACCTACCGCCTATTTGCGTACGCAGTTATTTTTATTGGTCTTCTTCTCGAGGGAGAAGTCACCCTCTTTCTTGCGGCGTTGTTGGTGCACCAAGGTTTTTTAAATTTATATGACACCCTTGCTCTGACATTGCTTGGGGTTTTTCTCGGGGATCTTCTGTGGTTTACCTTGGGAGAGCACCTCTCGTTATATAAAAAAATCAGTGCATGGGTTGAAAGAGAGGCGGGACGATTTGATCACATCTTCCAAGCACACACATTCAAATCACTTTTGGTTACGCGTTTTTTGTACGGGCTCAGTCGACCAACACTCATTCGTATGGGCATGCTTCGCATCCCAATTAAAAAATTTCTTGAAGCAAATATAGTCACAACGCTCGTATGGTCCTCTCTTGTGTGGATTATTGCCTACGCATTGAGCGCCTCTATCCTTTCAACACGACATTTCATACCACGCCTCGAAGCAGGTATTGCGCTCATCATTATTGCCATCATTGTTCTCAACAAACTCGCCCGACGGTTTATTGAAAAAGGACTTCTTGAATAA
- the rpsT gene encoding 30S ribosomal protein S20, translating to MPIIKAAKKALRSSARKRVVNLRRTRAMKEVVKDIRDLTGKGSAKDAQAKLANAYQAIDKAAKLGIIKKNAASRKKSRLAQLLKKTAK from the coding sequence ATGCCAATAATTAAAGCAGCAAAAAAAGCACTTCGCAGTTCAGCACGAAAACGTGTGGTTAACTTGCGCCGCACACGTGCAATGAAAGAAGTGGTTAAGGATATTCGAGATCTTACAGGAAAAGGTAGTGCCAAGGATGCACAAGCAAAACTTGCGAATGCCTACCAGGCTATCGACAAGGCTGCAAAGCTCGGTATTATCAAAAAAAATGCCGCTTCCCGAAAGAAGTCACGTCTCGCGCAACTTCTTAAAAAAACAGCAAAATAA
- the ruvA gene encoding Holliday junction branch migration protein RuvA, with amino-acid sequence MISQLTGTISYTEPGLIILQVGGVGYAVNIAKDTGAGLHTSDTLTLWTHLAVRETSMELFGFTTKDELSLFEMLLAVPGIGPRSALAVLSLASADTLRKAISEENITYLTKVSGIGKKTAERIVITLKDKLGSKGELSGELKEDADVVEVLVSLGYSQTEARDTVKKIDPTKNGTNERTKEALKILGSRL; translated from the coding sequence ATGATTTCACAGCTCACAGGAACTATCAGCTATACAGAACCTGGACTCATTATTCTACAGGTTGGCGGTGTCGGATACGCAGTAAATATAGCGAAAGATACGGGTGCAGGGCTCCATACAAGCGATACACTCACCCTCTGGACACACTTAGCGGTCCGAGAAACGTCTATGGAACTTTTTGGATTCACCACCAAAGATGAACTTTCTCTTTTTGAAATGCTTTTAGCGGTTCCTGGAATTGGCCCTCGGTCAGCACTCGCTGTGCTTTCTCTTGCAAGTGCCGATACACTTAGAAAAGCAATCTCTGAAGAAAATATCACATATCTTACGAAAGTCTCCGGGATTGGAAAGAAAACCGCAGAGCGCATTGTTATTACACTCAAAGATAAACTTGGAAGTAAGGGTGAACTTAGTGGAGAACTTAAAGAAGACGCTGATGTTGTTGAAGTACTTGTCTCACTTGGATATTCACAAACAGAGGCGCGAGATACCGTCAAAAAAATTGACCCAACAAAAAACGGCACCAACGAACGCACCAAAGAAGCATTGAAAATTCTTGGATCCCGATTGTAG
- a CDS encoding TPM domain-containing protein, producing the protein MRRFASFCFSVLFLTSAICAYAYTSPGAPSGFVNDFAGILTVDQKTELETKLDAFQKATTNEIAVVTISSLGEDTIENYAVELFAEWGIGKKGKDNGLLILVAPTERKMRIEVGYGLEGDITDAQSSWIINDVMTPAFKNGDYAGGINGAVDAIIGALSGGEALPEASPETNGGFSVDLSFFFYFILVYIASVLARSKSWWAGGIIGGVIASIIWLFFGFMFAGLIAFVLLVPFGLLFDFLVSKKYTQHKATGSTIPWWIGGSGSGGSSGGGFGGFGGGSSGGGGSSGSW; encoded by the coding sequence ATGCGTCGATTTGCCTCATTTTGTTTTAGTGTCTTGTTTCTAACGAGCGCTATATGTGCGTATGCATATACAAGTCCAGGCGCTCCGTCAGGATTTGTAAATGATTTTGCAGGGATTCTTACCGTGGATCAAAAGACGGAACTCGAAACAAAACTCGATGCATTCCAAAAAGCAACAACAAATGAAATTGCGGTTGTTACCATTTCCTCACTTGGAGAAGATACTATTGAAAACTATGCTGTAGAACTTTTTGCTGAGTGGGGAATCGGAAAGAAGGGAAAAGACAACGGACTCCTTATTCTTGTTGCACCAACAGAACGAAAAATGCGGATTGAGGTTGGGTATGGGCTTGAGGGAGACATTACCGATGCGCAAAGTTCTTGGATTATTAATGACGTGATGACGCCTGCATTCAAGAACGGCGACTATGCTGGTGGTATTAACGGTGCGGTGGATGCAATTATAGGAGCACTTTCCGGAGGAGAGGCACTACCTGAAGCTTCCCCTGAAACAAATGGTGGGTTTTCAGTTGATTTGTCTTTCTTTTTTTATTTTATCCTTGTGTATATTGCGAGTGTTCTCGCGCGCTCAAAGTCGTGGTGGGCGGGTGGAATCATCGGCGGGGTTATCGCAAGCATTATCTGGCTTTTCTTTGGTTTTATGTTTGCAGGTCTCATCGCCTTCGTACTCTTAGTACCGTTCGGTCTCCTGTTTGATTTTCTTGTATCAAAAAAATACACACAACATAAAGCAACAGGTTCTACTATTCCGTGGTGGATTGGCGGTTCTGGAAGTGGTGGGAGTAGTGGAGGGGGCTTCGGAGGATTTGGTGGAGGAAGTTCTGGTGGGGGAGGTTCATCTGGAAGCTGGTAA
- a CDS encoding LemA family protein, which yields MKKTWLIILAVVVILGGFLWSTYNSLVTLNEQADGQWAQVETQYQRRFDLIPNLVNSVKGVMAQEQKVFGDLADARTKYSGALTPDEKAAAATQVEGALGRLLVVMENYPQLKSADTVQTLMSQLEGSENRISVERKRFNDILKEFNLRVKRFPGNFIAGLFGFSERAYFESVDAAAQAPEVQL from the coding sequence ATGAAAAAAACATGGCTTATTATTCTTGCGGTTGTCGTTATTCTCGGCGGTTTTTTGTGGTCAACATACAACTCACTTGTAACACTCAATGAGCAGGCGGATGGCCAATGGGCGCAAGTTGAAACACAATACCAACGTCGTTTTGATCTTATTCCAAACCTTGTTAATTCAGTGAAGGGGGTTATGGCACAAGAGCAAAAAGTGTTCGGTGATCTTGCGGATGCGCGTACAAAGTATTCTGGTGCGCTAACACCTGATGAAAAAGCAGCCGCAGCAACACAGGTTGAAGGCGCGCTCGGACGCCTCCTTGTTGTTATGGAGAACTACCCACAACTTAAATCTGCAGATACGGTACAAACACTCATGTCTCAATTAGAGGGATCTGAAAATAGAATTAGTGTTGAGCGAAAGAGGTTTAACGATATTCTCAAAGAATTTAATCTCCGTGTAAAACGTTTTCCAGGAAACTTCATTGCTGGCTTGTTTGGATTTTCTGAACGAGCGTACTTTGAGTCGGTAGATGCAGCGGCACAAGCACCAGAAGTACAACTTTAA
- the murE gene encoding UDP-N-acetylmuramyl-tripeptide synthetase: MLNTILRFIKQFIPSQLFQKLQPTYHYLLSLVGAVIYRFPSRHIHVVGITGTKGKSSTAELVNAVLEASGHKTAVLGTIRFKIADTETRNLYKMTMPGRFFVQKFLRDAVNAQCDWAIIEMTSEGAKQFRQKWIDMDALIFTNLAPEHLESHGSFEKYKDAKLSIARQLARSHKKNTAIIANADDLEGHLFLECGADRAIPFRLTDAKPYTQTTSGYEFGFEGTRIHLSIPGLFNVYNALAAAAFARSQNILARHIKEGLEHVTRIPGRAEFIREGQAFDVVVDYAHTPDSLKSVYEAFSLARVIGVLGNTGGGRDTWKRPEMARIAERSCEHIILTNEDPYDEDPEKILEEMSAGIQDKTKLSIILDRRQALREALNMAQTMSSANTRQRVVVLITGKGTDPFIMGPNGSKQAWDDATVVREELQNSLNQPPNSNP, translated from the coding sequence ATGCTCAATACAATACTTCGTTTCATTAAGCAATTCATCCCTTCTCAGCTCTTCCAGAAGCTTCAACCTACGTACCACTACCTTCTCTCACTTGTAGGGGCTGTTATATATCGATTTCCTTCACGCCACATACACGTCGTGGGCATTACCGGCACGAAAGGTAAATCATCAACCGCAGAACTTGTAAACGCGGTTCTCGAAGCAAGCGGACACAAAACCGCCGTACTCGGCACCATTCGATTTAAAATTGCCGACACCGAAACACGCAACCTCTACAAAATGACCATGCCCGGACGATTCTTTGTTCAAAAATTTCTCCGAGATGCCGTCAACGCACAGTGTGATTGGGCAATTATAGAAATGACCAGTGAGGGCGCAAAACAATTTCGCCAAAAGTGGATCGACATGGACGCTCTCATTTTTACCAATCTTGCACCAGAACACCTTGAATCACACGGTTCATTTGAAAAATATAAAGACGCAAAACTTTCTATTGCGCGCCAACTTGCACGGTCACACAAAAAAAATACTGCGATTATCGCTAATGCAGACGACCTTGAGGGGCACCTCTTTTTGGAATGTGGTGCTGACCGCGCAATTCCGTTTCGACTTACTGACGCAAAACCATACACCCAAACAACCAGCGGATACGAGTTTGGGTTCGAGGGCACGCGTATTCACCTTTCTATACCAGGACTTTTTAATGTATACAATGCACTCGCAGCTGCCGCATTTGCGCGTAGTCAAAACATTCTAGCTCGACACATCAAAGAAGGACTCGAGCACGTAACGCGCATTCCCGGACGTGCAGAATTTATTCGCGAAGGTCAAGCGTTTGATGTTGTCGTCGATTACGCCCACACACCTGATTCACTCAAGAGTGTGTACGAAGCATTTTCTCTTGCACGAGTTATTGGCGTTCTTGGAAACACCGGTGGTGGACGTGATACATGGAAACGTCCCGAGATGGCACGTATAGCCGAACGTTCCTGTGAACATATCATTCTCACCAATGAAGATCCGTATGACGAGGATCCTGAAAAAATTCTTGAAGAAATGTCGGCAGGTATTCAAGACAAAACAAAACTCTCTATAATTCTTGATAGACGACAGGCGCTCCGCGAGGCACTCAACATGGCTCAAACAATGTCATCTGCAAACACCCGCCAACGCGTTGTTGTTCTTATTACCGGAAAAGGCACCGACCCATTTATTATGGGACCAAACGGAAGTAAGCAGGCTTGGGACGATGCCACAGTTGTCCGCGAAGAATTACAAAACTCACTAAACCAACCACCAAACTCCAACCCCTAA
- a CDS encoding RNA methyltransferase, giving the protein MNTYVILDNIRSVHNVGSIFRTCDAAGVSKLYLCGVTPTPVDRFGRNRKDLAKVALGAQDCVAWEYAEETNDVIQKLTKDGVRVIAVEQDPRSKPCTDISVQGPVAFVFGNEVGGVSHDVLAECDEVIEIPMKGKKESLNVSVAVGIILFR; this is encoded by the coding sequence ATGAATACGTACGTCATTCTCGATAACATCCGAAGCGTGCACAATGTGGGATCTATTTTTCGTACGTGTGACGCTGCGGGTGTTTCAAAGTTGTATCTGTGTGGCGTGACACCAACACCCGTTGACCGTTTCGGGCGCAATCGAAAAGACCTAGCAAAAGTTGCTCTTGGTGCGCAAGATTGTGTAGCGTGGGAATATGCCGAGGAAACAAATGACGTCATACAAAAACTTACAAAAGACGGTGTGCGGGTTATTGCCGTTGAGCAAGACCCGCGTTCAAAACCTTGTACCGATATATCGGTACAAGGGCCTGTTGCGTTTGTGTTTGGTAATGAGGTTGGCGGAGTATCCCATGACGTTCTTGCAGAATGTGACGAAGTGATTGAAATTCCAATGAAAGGAAAAAAGGAATCACTCAATGTATCGGTAGCCGTGGGAATTATTTTGTTTCGGTAA